In one Solanum dulcamara chromosome 1, daSolDulc1.2, whole genome shotgun sequence genomic region, the following are encoded:
- the LOC129877784 gene encoding V-type proton ATPase subunit F-like: MLRLICIFLSGDGQTRFLEDTITGFLLAGVGNVDLRRKANYLFVDSNAVKEFTTREDIAIVLISQYVANVIRFLVDSYSKPIPAILEIPSKDHPYDSAHDSVLS; this comes from the exons ATGCTCCGGTTGATCTGTATTTTTTTGTCCGGCGACGGTCAAACGAGATTTCTCGAA GATACAATCACTGGGTTTTTACTAGCAGGAGTTGGTAATGTTGATTTGAGGAGGAAAGCTAACTATCTTTTTGttgattcaa ATGCTGTTAAAGAATTCACCACAAGGGAGGACATTGCGATAGTGTTAATCAGCCAATAT GTTGCAAACGTGATCAGATTCTTGGTTGATAGTTACAGTAAACCAATCCCAGCCATTCTGGAGATTCCTTCAAAGGATCATCCATATGATTCTGCTCACGACTCTGTTCTTTCATGA
- the LOC129878379 gene encoding probable LRR receptor-like serine/threonine-protein kinase At1g63430 translates to MRIWVLFGVLVNVGFIFLTCDAFPSNEVYALNNFREAIYEDPHLVFSNWNALDSDPCGWSGIFCSKARDHVIKINISGASLKGFLSPNLHFISSLQELILHGNVLIGTIPKEIGLLKNLKVLDLGSNQLTGPIPLELGNLSNIIKINLQSNGLTGKLPSELSKLIYLQELCLDRNKLKGTLPASIGSNFTSSAYGMHASGAKPTGLCRLSQLRVADFSFNFFFGSIPKCLDYLSKSSFQGNCLQAKDPRQRSTALCGGTPPAKSNPPQSNNKHRTVEGRPRHKSASKPTWLLVLEVVTGVIAGSLFLVAILAAIQKCKNKSSIIIPWKKSASMKDHMTVYVDTEMLKDVVRYSRQELEVACEDFSNIIGSSPDSLVYKGTVKGGPEIAVISICFKEEHWTTYLELYFQKEVAELARINHENTAKLLGYCRESSPFTRMLVFEYASNGTLYEHLHYGEGCQLSWTRRMKIVIGIAKGLKYLHSELDPPFTISELNSNAVYLTEDFSPKLVDFESWKTIFARSEKNSGAISSEGAMCVLPNTLQSRHLDIQGNIYAFGVLLLEIISGRPPYCKDKGCLVDWAKEFLELPEVLPYVVDPELKHFKYEDLKVICEVVNLCICPNSSSRTSTKDLCAMLENDIDTSVTAELKASSLAWAELALSS, encoded by the exons ATGAGAATTTGGGTTTTATTTGGAGTTTTAGTTAATGTTGGATTCATTTTTCTGACATGTGATGCTTTTCCATCAAATGAAG TTTATGCTCTAAATAACTTCAGGGAAGCTATATATGAAGACCCACATCTGGTATTCTCAAATTGGAATGCCTTGGATTCAGATCCTTGTGGATGGTCTGGAATTTTTTGTTCAAAGGCACGAGATCATGTCAtaaaaat TAACATTTCTGGTGCTTCTTTGAAGGGTTTTCTTTCGCCGAACTTgcattttatttcttctttgcAAGAACT GATATTGCATGGAAATGTACTGATTGGTACAATACCAAAAGAGATTGGCTTGTTGAAAAACTTAAAGGTCTTGGATTTGGGTTCTAACCAGCTCACAGGACCAATTCCTCTCGAGCTTGGCAATTTGTCAAACATTATAAAAAT AAACCTTCAATCCAATGGCTTAACTGGTAAATTGCCCTCTGAGCTTAGTAAATTGATATACCTTCAGGAACTTTGTCTGGATAGAAATAAGCTTAAAGGAACACTGCCTGCCAGTATTGGATCAAATTTTACATCCAGTGCGTATGGGAT GCATGCCTCTGGTGCCAAACCTACTGGTCTTTGTCGTTTATCTCAACTGAGAGTTGCTgatttctccttcaacttcttcTTTGGTAGCATACCGAAGTGTCTGGATTACCTCTCAAA ATCTAGCTTTCAAGGAAATTGCCTTCAAGCAAAAGATCCCAGGCAGCGTTCTACTGCTTTATGTG GAGGCACTCCACCTGCCAAAAGCAATCCACCACAGAGCAATAATAAGCACCGGACTGTTGAAGGAAGACCCAGACATAAGTCTGCTTCAAAACCTACCTGGCTTTTAGTGTTAGAAGTGGTAACTGGAGTTATTGCAGGTTCTCTCTTCCTTGTGGCTATTCTGGCTGCCATTCAGAAGTGTAAGAACAAATCTTCAATTATCATCCCTTGGAAGAAATCAGCAAGTATGAAAGACCATATGACAGTTTATGTAG ATACTGAGATGCTAAAGGACGTTGTAAGATATAGCAGACAAGAACTTGAGGTAGCTTGTGAAGATTTCAGCAATATTATCGGATCCTCACCAGACAGCTTGGTCTATAAAGGAACTGTGAAAGGCGGACCTGAAATTGCTGTAATTTCCATTTGTTTCAAAGAAGAGCACTGGACCACCTATCTAGAGCTTTATTTTCAGAAAGAG GTAGCAGAATTAGCCAGAATAAATCACGAGAACACTGCAAAACTTCTAGGTTACTGCAGAGAGAGCAGTCCCTTCACAAGGATGTTGGTGTTTGAGTATGCATCTAACGGGACTTTATATGAACACCTCCATT ATGGAGAAGGATGCCAGCTTTCTTGGACGCGGCGAATGAAAATAGTTATTGGCATCGCTAAAGGACTAAAATATCTCCATTCAGAGCTTGACCCGCCATTCACTATATCAGAGCTGAATTCAAATGCTGTGTATCTCACAGAAGATTTTTCTCCCAAG CTTGTTGATTTTGAAAGTTGGAAAACAATATTTGCCAGATCAGAAAAGAATTCTGGTGCTATCAGTAGTGAAGGAGCAATGTGTGTCCTTCCAAATACTCTACAGAGCCGTCATCTTGACATCCAGGGTAATATCTATGCATTTGGAGTCCTACTGCTCGAAATAATCAGCGGGAGACCTCCATATTGCAAAGACAAAGGGTGCTTAGTAGATTGG GCCAAAGAATTCCTTGAATTGCCAGAGGTATTGCCATATGTTGTAGATCCCGAGTTGAAACATTTCAAATATGAAGACCTCAAAGTGATTTGTGAGGTGGTCAATCTCTGCATCTGCCCAAATTCCAGTAGCAGGACTTCGACGAAAGATTTGTGTGCTATGCTGGAGAACGACATTGACACATCCGTAACTGCAGAGCTCAAGGCATCGTCTTTGGCATGGGCCGAGCTTGCACTCTCATCCTAA